Within Lolium rigidum isolate FL_2022 chromosome 5, APGP_CSIRO_Lrig_0.1, whole genome shotgun sequence, the genomic segment atcGATGCGGGAGCttgttttacggggtctgctagacgcccgggtagagccgaaaccctcaaatcggcggttattatacgggtttgccccttttacggggtctgttagacctgctctaagccAGCAGCAAATTCGACCAAATCATCTCAGTCTGCTGGCGGACCGTTTCTGGAGGGTGCAGAGCACAGGAGATTGTCGTCCGGCCGTCGTGACTCTGCGCAGCTAAAACTACGCAGGACGTCGTCTTCCCGATCATCGCCCAACAGTTAAGgaactctgaaccatggctcagaATTACTGGTGTTTCGGTTGAAGGACGTGCAGAAAGTGTTACTGCTTCAGTCTTCAGAGAACCACATTCGTACCAGCATGCTATCGCAAGGGGAAAACAGAATACTATCCATATATATGACAACTCAGCGCATTTTCCAATAGCACTAGACCGAGGGTTATGAAATTGTGCGATCTCCGCAGTTCTCATTGAAACTAGTATGGTGCTGAAGTCTTTGAATCCGGCTCGAATTCATACTTGGCTTTGTGGAAGAAAGGTTAACTTTGTAAGTAGGTCAGGGATAAGTTGCGTATCAAGGCTCCAGAACTCGAAGTCTCGAACAAAATATAATCGTGGATGAACTTGGAGTCTGTCCGGTGGGGCACCGCTGTGCCATATAAGGATGGCATCGGGCCGGCCGATTCGCTTCAGTCCGTGGCTGCAACGATGGCTCCTGACTGCTGCCTCGTCAGGGCTAGTACTGGCGTTGCGATCTtgcttcttctgcttcttctctCCTTGGACGCGAGCGCGTTAATGGATACCGTCCACCACCGTCCCTGGGACGCCACGGTGGTCGCCATCGACATCGGCAACACCAATTCATGCGTCgccggctacgccgacggcagggcCCAGACCATGTTCCAGCTCTGCATCCCCTCATGGGTCGCCTTCACTGGAAACGGCACGCTCCTCGTCGGCGACGACGCAAGAAACCACGCTGCTGTTAACCCAGGATCTGCCATCTTCGGCTTCAAGCGTCTCCTCGGGAAAAGGTAATGCAATATCTCACAAAGTAGTACTCCCCTATTATCCGAGGCAATTAAAAGagattggagggagtactatatacgTTTCGAGGACGAAGCCTtatatatttttttctttctaaaagTCAAACAATGTAAAGTTTGATTAAGTCTATACTTCCTCTGTTTTTTATTTACCCTGAGTTCTGGGttcaatcaaagtcaaacttAAAAAATATTTGACTAAATATGTCTAAAATGCAATATTAGTATTACAAGAACCACAATAaatttattttcatattatataaaTTTGATATTGTGAATATtgctatgttttgctacttctttGGTCTAACATTAAAAGGTTTAACTTTGACTAAACCCAAAATGTAGGGTAAATAAAAACAGAGGAAGTAGTAAAAACCATTAACATGGACAACACAAAATCAGCAccgtaaaatatattttcatgatatatataggataaatacctatatatatataattttatagttatcgatagatttttctaaaagtttggcCAAACTTCACTTTGCTTAACTTTTTAAGAAATATGCTATAAGGCTTATTAGTGAACAGAGGTAGTTACTTTCTTAGGCTACCCATAGTGGACGAATTATAGGTACTATAATACATTACATACATGTAAAAAGCTGGTGTGACACTAAAGTTAATAATGACAGATGATTGTAGTGGTATCATAGGCAGATAGCGTATCATAGTACGCGGAACTAAAAGAGTTAATGTCAAACGGATCAACATAGTTTTGCATTGACATTCTACATATCAATAATTATAGTGAGGCTATGGTACTAATAATACATGATATGATGcattatagagatagtatcatacgctagcatcatatgcatgatactaatgTATGATACCACCCACTATGGCCAACCATATATACATGATACTTAAATACTAATATATACATGATACTTAAATACTAAGACTAATCTAGATTAGTCCATGACTAGTCGCTCCACTGCTCGACTCTACAAACTAGTCAAGTTGAACAAGCTAGTCGACAATCAAGTTAAGACTCATAGACTAGTCGAGTGATTAGTCTAAACTAGTCGCTAGACTCATAATCCATGCTCCTTTCAACCGTTTATCTGGAAATAAATGTGTTTGGCAGCAGTAAAGTATTTTTTTAAATGGTTTTTAAAAATACCATAGTTTTAAATACTTTTAGTTGGTTGAGTTTAGAAAGAACTAACTTTTTTTAGAAGAATAGGGCCTAGCCTCGGTTCTATTTCTGAAACCATCAGAATTATAACATCCAAGTTCTTTCCCGTTCCAGAAAAGAATTAACACGGTAGTTTTTACATcacaccaaaaaaaaaaactattcccAAACAACAAACGAGGAAGCTTTCAGAACAATAAGAGACGCTAGCTGGAAATGACTAGGGCCTAGGCATCACTACGAAGCCTTCTCCATGTCCAACCAACATTAGTGCCTTTGCCTTCGAAGTCTTCGCTAGGTCCGGTGATGTGATCTTCCAAGATTCATCATCCTCTTGGAGTTGGTTCTACTCCACCTCAAACTCAGTCTTAGCTCTTTTCTGAGGTGTCAACCAAGATCTAACCACAACAATAGCGGTGGAGCACGATCTAATGCCTCCACCATGCTCACCATCTCCAGAGGCTTTCCTCTTTTCACCTCTTTTAACATGATGCTCCATTGAGCAAGAGTGTATGAAACTTTTCTTGAGAGCACCTGCATTCCAGCCCATGGAGCACGATTGAAACATAAGTCATTTCTGATTAGCCAGATATTTCATATAATTGCAGCATTTATCATATTCGGCACCACATTCTTTTTAGTGTTGTTCCATAAGTCATAGGTACTAGCTAAGTATTTTCAAAGTTTTCCTCACGATACTTTAGTTTCTAAAAATATTGTCGTTTAAATTAATTTTAGGTGTTTGGCTATAACAAATATTGTAGTTTAAAATATCGTCAAAGTATCTCTATACCGAGGGTTTTTTTCAGTATTGGAGGAGGAGGTATGGCCCTATTTTTCCTAAAATTGAGAATCAAGAAAAACTATTATAATTGTTAGCCAAATGCTGAAATAATTCATTTTTAAAAATACTTCGGTTTTGACACTGATGTATCATTTCCATAATGTATCATAGATGGAACCACTGGTATGACACAGATGTTGTGCAGAGACTGATCAAGACCGTGCCATACAAGCTCGTGGAGAAGAACTCAAACCCTCACATACAAGTGAAGCTcaatggtggcgcggccaaggagtaCGGCGCCGAGCAGATCACTGCCATGATTATCGCCAAGCTGAGGGAGGCAGCCGAGGCGTACATCGGCCGCGATGTCCGCTACGCCATCTTCACCGTCCCGCAGCACTACAACCAGGCGCCGACGGAGTCCACGCGCTATGCCGGCCAGATCGCCGGCGTGCGTGCCACGAGGATGCTCGACGAGCCCATCGCCGCCGCTGTCGCTTACGGCCTCCACCAGAAGCTCCGCGAAGAGGGcaacgtcctcgtcctccacgtaGGCGGCGGCACAGCTGAGGCGAGCGTCCTGACGCTGGTGGACGGCGTGTTCCAGTTCTACTCGGCGCGCCACGACCTGTTCCTTGGAGGAGACGACTTCGATCAGAGGATCGTGGACCACTTCGTCGCACTGATCAAGCAGAAGCACGGCAAGGACATTAGCAACGACAAGGAAGCACACGGAAAGCTCAGAGCAGCGTGCGAGCAGGCCAAGAAGGTGTTGAGCACTCGACGCCACGCGCAGCTCGCCATCGAATCACTCGTGGACGGCCTCGATTTCATGGAGACGCTGACCCGGGCCAAGTTTGAGGAGCTGAACCACGATTTGTTCCTCAAAGTCATAGCCTTGTTGGACAGGGTCATGGTGGAGGCTGAActggagaagaagaggaacatggtTGATGAGATCCTTCTCATCGGCGGGAGCACCATGATCCCCAAGATTCAGAGGCTCGTCAGGGACTATTTTGACGGGAAGGTGGTAAATGCGAGTCTGAAGCCTGATGAAGTGGTCACCCTTGGAGCTGCTCTGCTTACCCATCCCTCGGCAGATGGATAGAGGAGTTGGCATCTCCGATTCTCCGTCTGGTATGTCTCAAATTTGTGTTAAGATATTTATGGTTATAAGCGCATTGTTATTGTTTGGATGGATAGATCATGCATCTTGTCGATGTATTGTGGATTCAGTTTTTTTGTGCAGTGTTGTTGAACTGATAACAATGTTACATTTTTTTAACCTTTGGAGCGCCCGGCGGGTGGGCAATATCCGTGACCAAATCCTCGTCGCGAATGAGGTTATCCGCCAGCTTGATCGTGCCCAGGACCATCGCACCCTCGAAGCACCGGAGATGGCTCTTCGACGTGGCCTCGAATGCCGCGTCCTCGGGCTCGCGTCCTTGGACCGCACCATTGCCAGGCAAAGGGCGCGTATTGTTGGTGCCCTCGATGTGGATGCATCCGCGCAATTCTTCCGCATCCAGGCCTCCAAGCGGCAGCGGAGGAATCACATTGCCTCGCTGCGCGACGGCGATGTCATGGCGGTGGACCAGGCTGGCATGGAGGACCTCGCTGCGGGGTTTTTCCACCGCTTGCTGGGCCGAGCCAGACCAAGGGTCCACGACCTGGACCTGGAGTGCATGGGCCTCGCCCCGGTGGATCTGGTGGCCTTGGAGGCCCTCTTCTCTAAGGAGGAAGTCTGGAACGCGGTGAAGTCGATGCCCGCCAACAAGTCTCCTGGACCCGACGGTTTGTCTTGGGAGTTCTTCCGGGCTTGTTGGCCTATCATCAAGGCGGACGTGATGGCTGCTGTGACGGAGGTGTCGCTCGGAAGAGACCAGGGCCTAGGTGAGCTCAACTCTGCGCTCATCACGCTTATCCCTAAGCGGGATGGTGCGGTGGACTTGAAGGACTTCCGCCCTATCAGCCTCGTCCACAGCTTCGCCAAGCTCATAGCCAAGATCATGGCTTCGCGGCTTGCTCCCAGGATGGCCGAGTTGGTTGGGCGCAACCAAAGCGCCTTCATCCGAGGCAGATGCATCCAAGATAACTTTGTCTTGGTCCAACAGTCTGCTCGGTTGCTCCACCGGAGGAAAGTCCCTGCCCTGCTTCTCAAACTAGATGTGGCCCGCGCCTTCGACAGCGTGTCCTGGTCTTTCCTACTGAGCGTGCTGCGGCAGCGTGGCTTTGGCCCAAGGTGGATTAGGTGGCTGCTTATGCTGCTGCGCTCTGCTACGACGCAGGTCCTCGTTCATGGTGCAGCGAGCCCGGCTTTCCTTCACGGGCGAGGGCTACGGCAGGGTGATCCCCTCTCCCCCTTGCTGTTTGTTCTCGTCATGGATGTTGTCCTCGATGCCATGTTTCGAGCGGCCGAGATGGCCAACGTGCTGGTGGACCTGGGTGCCTTTGGGCTAAAACACCGTGTCTCCCTCTATGCGGACGACATCGTGGTGTTCGCCAGGCCGGACCAGGGAGAGTTGCGGGCTGTTAAGGAGATTCTGCGATGCTTCGGGGATGCTTCTGGCCTGGAGGTCAATTACCTCAAGAGCCTAGCTGCCCCCATTCGCTGCGGCGAGGACACTGCGGTGGCTCCCACCCTTGCATGCCCTTTCAGCGCCCTCCCGATGCCATACCTGGGGCTCCCGTTGTCTTTGCGCAAGCCCACCAAAGCGGAGCTGCAGCCTGTCCTCGACAAACTGGCAAACAAGCTGGTCTTTTGGAAGGCCCGGCTCATGTCTAGAGAAGGGCGTGTGGCCTATGTCAGGGCCATCATGGCGGCTTCGGTGGTCTATCAACTCATGGCGCTTGATGTGGACCCGTGGTTTCTGCACGCCGTGGACAAGCTGCGGCGTGGCTTCCTGTGGGCGGGCAAAAACGAGGCCAACGGAGGTAACTGCCTCGTTGCGTGGGATGCGGTGTGCGCTCCGAAGAAATTGGGAGGGCTCGGCCTCCCTAACCTGCGCTGGATGCATGCTGCCCTCCGTGCCAGCTGGATTTGGCTCCAGCGTACGTCCCCTGATAGAGCTTGGTCGGGCCTCCCGTTCGAAGTCAACCAGGATGCGGCAGCCATCTTCTACGCCTCTGTTGAAATCACGGTGGGCTCAGGTGCCACGCTCAGTTTTTGGGAGGACCCGTGGCTCCATGGCCTTTCGGTTGCGGCGATCGCCCCAGCCGTGCTGCGGTTGGTTCGACCCAGCTGCATCAAGCGGCGCTTTGTCAGTGATGCGGTGCCACTCAATGCCTGGGCTCTTGACCTCACTGGAGAGCTCACTGTCGATGTCGTGGTGCAATATCTCAAGCTTTGGAGTGCGGTCGCCTCGGTGCAGCTTGGCGTCGGGGAGGATTCTTTCAGGTGGAAGTGGACGGCGGACGGAGTGTTCACCGTGAGGTCGGCGTACCGTGCCTTCTTCCATGGCACCACGGCGCTCCCCGGTGCAGCCCATGTCTGGCACTCCTTCGCCCCCTTCAAGCATAGGTTTCACGCTTGGTTGTCGCTCCATCGTAGATGCTGGACAGCCGACCGAAGGCTGAGGCGAGGTCTTCCGTCCCATGTGCTGTGCCCGCTATGCGGTTCCGTCGACGAAACGGCAGACCACATCTCGTTGCAATGCGCTTTTTCGCATGCGATCTGGACCGGCTTCGGTTGACGCGCAGGGCTTGACCTGCCACCGCCATCCGCCGACAGCTTGCTTCCCATGTGGTGGCCCGCCATTTCTGACCGGCTGGCGCGACGGGATGCCAAGAAGGCCAACTCTGCGATCATGCTGGTTCTGCGGGCTCTTTGGGTTGAGCGCAATGCGCGGGTGTTCGACGGTGTAGTTTCACCGGTAGGTGTTGTGCTTGACAGGGCCGTTGAGGAATGGAATCTGTGGCTCGCAAGTAGACGTGGGTTATCTAGAGTTGTAAGCTAGGTTGCGGCCGCCGGTGTGGCGGGGTGGAGCCCGTTGGGCGTGTAAACTCGTTTTTCCCCTCTCCTCAAGCTTAATGAAATGACACGCAGATCTCCTGCGAGTTCTCGAAAAAAATAATCAGTGCTGTCACATTGCATATAGGAAAaggtagaagaaaaaaaaatttaagcccaTCTAGCATGCATGCAGCTTAAATTGGGCCCATTTATAGAATTTACCCTAGGGCCCTCAAATCCCTGACATTGCTACATCATCATTCGGTTATTCCACTGGGCAGAACACCCAGAAAAATCGAAGCAGAGATGGCTTGCGACGGTGTGGCGAACTTCGTCCTTCAGCTCTCCGCTTGTTGGCTAGCGCTGACAGGTAGTAACTCGTCGACCTTGTTGTAAACGATGGAGGCCGCCTCCGCTTGTCGGCTGCTAGATCAAGCGCGCATACCCGAGTCGCAGGCAACAATCTTGAACAGGCTCGGCTCGCCAAGGAACGGTGCCGGCTATCGGGCTATGCCGGCCCGACCACCGCGGAGGAGAGGCACTAACGATGAGAACCGGAGTAGCGCCATGGAAGAGATGGAGGTCCGGTCAGATCCA encodes:
- the LOC124656331 gene encoding luminal-binding protein 5-like, giving the protein MNLESVRWGTAVPYKDGIGPADSLQSVAATMAPDCCLVRASTGVAILLLLLLLSLDASALMDTVHHRPWDATVVAIDIGNTNSCVAGYADGRAQTMFQLCIPSWVAFTGNGTLLVGDDARNHAAVNPGSAIFGFKRLLGKRWNHWYDTDVVQRLIKTVPYKLVEKNSNPHIQVKLNGGAAKEYGAEQITAMIIAKLREAAEAYIGRDVRYAIFTVPQHYNQAPTESTRYAGQIAGVRATRMLDEPIAAAVAYGLHQKLREEGNVLVLHVGGGTAEASVLTLVDGVFQFYSARHDLFLGGDDFDQRIVDHFVALIKQKHGKDISNDKEAHGKLRAACEQAKKVLSTRRHAQLAIESLVDGLDFMETLTRAKFEELNHDLFLKVIALLDRVMVEAELEKKRNMVDEILLIGGSTMIPKIQRLVRDYFDGKVVNASLKPDEVVTLGAALLTHPSADG